One stretch of Punica granatum isolate Tunisia-2019 chromosome 5, ASM765513v2, whole genome shotgun sequence DNA includes these proteins:
- the LOC116208876 gene encoding LOW QUALITY PROTEIN: GDSL esterase/lipase 7-like (The sequence of the model RefSeq protein was modified relative to this genomic sequence to represent the inferred CDS: inserted 2 bases in 1 codon) yields the protein MSSESRLRSILLLLCSVHTISEHSGSSPDPPLAPALYVFGDSLFDSGNNNFLPTIAXANYLPYGNNFPKGSTGRFTNGRTVVDFIAEFLRLPYPPPYMSPSRPDVITGLNFASGSCGILPETGSPYGICLKLEDQVNLFERTAVNDLPEHFNGSNDISDYLSKSIFALTVGSNDYINNYLEPNLFDTSRSYPPNAFSQILIGNLSDHLRRLFDLGARKFVVFEIGPIGCIPSITRKSNHSGLCVDESNRLVSIFNGDLREMLRNMTVYLRGSAFVLGEANWLGYDAIIHPPKYGLTDSTNPCCKAWGNGTSGCIPFLSSCRNPNEHFFWDGYHQTETFYSIIATRCFNGTSVCTPLNIKELVQI from the exons ATGTCATCAGAGTCGAGACTTCGATCAATTCTACTTCTGCTCTGCTCGGTTCATACGATATCAGAACATTCAGGCTCGAGTCCAGATCCCCCACTTGCACCGGCATTGTATGTCTTTGGGGACTCACTGTTCGACAGCGGGAACAACAATTTCTTGCCCACCATAGC CGCTAATTACTTGCCCTATGGCAATAACTTCCCCAAGGGTTCCACCGGCAGGTTCACCAATGGCCGAACTGTCGTAGATTTTATTG CTGAATTTCTTCGTCTTCCATACCCTCCACCATACATGAGCCCGAGCAGACCAGATGTGATCACGGGCCTGAATTTTGCATCGGGATCTTGCGGCATTCTTCCGGAAACGGGAAGTCCTTAT GGCATATGCTTGAAATTGGAGGACCAGGTGAATCTGTTCGAGAGGACGGCTGTTAACGACTTACCAGAGCACTTCAACGGCTCGAATGATATCTCTGATTACTTGTCCAAGTCAATCTTTGCTCTCACTGTAGGCAGTAACGACTACATCAACAATTACCTCGAGCCTAATCTATTTGATACGAGCCGGAGCTACCCTCCCAATGCTTTCTCCCAGATCCTTATAGGAAATCTCTCCGACCATCTGAGA AGATTATTTGATCTGGGAGCGAGGAAGTTTGTGGTTTTTGAGATTGGGCCCATTGGGTGCATCCCATCAATCACGAGGAAGTCAAACCATAGCGGGTTATGCGTCGATGAATCAAACAGGCttgtttcaattttcaatGGCGACCTTCGAGAAATGCTTCGGAACATGACAGTCTATCTCAGGGGCTCAGCCTTTGTTCTTGGAGAAGCAAATTGGCTTGGATATGATGCAATAATACACCCTCCTAAATACG GTCTTACGGATTCAACAAATCCCTGTTGCAAGGCTTGGGGAAACGGTACTTCAGGGTGCATCCCATTCCTAAGTTCATGTCGCAATCCGAACGAGCACTTCTTCTGGGATGGATACCATCAGACTGAAACGTTCTACTCGATCATAGCTACCCGGTGTTTCAATGGGACATCTGTTTGTACTCCACTCAATATAAAGGAGCTTGTGCAAATATGA
- the LOC116208882 gene encoding uncharacterized protein LOC116208882 — MMTEIGFTSLFLGLLLFMNCIRDPLAEARTGWGFTQDADITAQTANAEVAVPSQKETIGDFAAAGTSKMGAVGRKMMVDENLNGGSSRTSGIHADDLSNSMKPGDDEQEALKCARTLGNPRREEEAAPNWVRPPSIRISIPATGAIAVDDEQPPPPPSSSSSGTTREKRLDSLEAANEEIVNLMHRDYSRGPPKARRKPPINNHEPSN; from the exons ATGATGACGGAGATAGGGTTCACGAGCTTGTTCCTAGGGCTTCTCCTTTTCATGAACTGCATAAGGGATCCACTGGCCGAAGCTCGTACAG GCTGGGGTTTCACTCAAGATGCAGATATTACAGCGCAGACCGCAAATGCCGAAGTTGCGGTGCCCTCTCAAAAG GAAACCATTGGAGATTTTGCTGCTGCTGGCACAAGCAAAATGGGTGCTGTAGGGCGGAAAATGATGGTGGATGAAAACCTAAACGGAGGGAGTTCAAGGACTTCAG GAATACATGCTGATGATTTGTCAAATAGTATGAAACCGGGCGATGATGAG CAAGAAGCATTGAAATGTGCAAGAACACTGGGAAACCCcaggagagaagaagaagcagcacCAAACTGGGTCCGTCCTCCAAGCATTAGAATCAGCATACCAGCTACCGGCGCCATTGCCGTTGACGATGAacaacctcctcctcctccttcttcctcttcttctggAACTACAAGGGAGAAGAGGCTGGACAGTCTTGAAGCTGCGAACGAAGAGATTGTGAATCTCATGCACAGAGATTACAGCAGAGGACCCCCCAAGGCTAGACGTAAGCCCCCAATAAACAACCACGAGCCTTCCAATTGA
- the LOC116208461 gene encoding F-box/kelch-repeat protein At5g15710, which yields MDDFGESSVDSSHRLTNNGSFSEDDRCPKQVSPLRGDGSRNTSPLGRVGSRNTSPSRQKVIKTKPRGLDEESVATFGKAVQPHVQMEENIWAMLPEDLLHEVLARVPPFMIFRLRSVCKRWNSILHDSSFLKFHSQVPSHGPCLITFWKNAHSPQCSVFSLPLKTWYRIPFNFLPPWAFWLVSSSGGLVCFSGLDGLTFKTLVCNPLTQTWRTLPSMHYNHQRQLLLVVDRVERSFKVIATSEIYGDKSLPTEVYDSELDCWSIHQIMPAVNLCSSKMAFCDSRLYLETLSPLGLMMYRLDKGLWEHIPVKFPRSLLDGYLVAGTRKRLFLVGRIGLYSTLQSMRIWELDHAKFTWTEISRMPPKYFRALLRLSAERFECFGQDNLICFTSWNQGKCLLYDVDKKNWSWIAGCALQSYNSQVCFYEPRFDASVC from the coding sequence ATGGATGATTTCGGCGAGTCTTCCGTAGATTCTAGTCATCGGTTGACAAATAATGGGTCTTTCAGCGAAGACGATCGGTGCCCTAAGCAGGTGTCGCCTCTCCGGGGCGATGGATCGAGAAACACGAGCCCCTTAGGCCGTGTAGGATCAAGGAACACCAGCCCCTCTCGGCAAAAGGTGATAAAGACCAAGCCCCGGGGTTTAGATGAGGAATCGGTCGCTACATTTGGGAAAGCAGTTCAGCCGCATGTTCAGATGGAGGAAAATATATGGGCAATGCTGCCTGAAGACTTGTTGCACGAGGTCTTAGCCCGGGTTCCTCCATTCATGATATTTCGGCTCCGTTCGGTATGTAAACGGTGGAACTCGATTCTCCACGATAGCAGCTTCCTGAAGTTTCATTCGCAGGTTCCCTCGCACGGGCCTTGTCTTATAACATTTTGGAAGAATGCTCATTCGCCCCAATGTTCCGTCTTTAGCTTACCGCTGAAAACTTGGTATAGAATCCCATTCAATTTTCTGCCTCCTTGGGCATTTTGGTTGGTCAGTTCATCGGGTGGTCTCGTTTGTTTCTCTGGGCTTGACGGGTTAACCTTCAAGACTTTAGTTTGTAACCCCCTTACACAGACTTGGAGAACTCTGCCAAGTATGCATTATAACCATCAGAGGCAATTACTCTTGGTCGTTGATCGGGTAGAGCGGTCCTTTAAAGTTATTGCCACCAGTGAAATTTATGGGGACAAGTCTTTACCCACAGAAGTATATGATTCAGAACTGGACTGCTGGTCCATCCACCAGATTATGCCGGCAGTTAATCTTTGTTCTTCAAAGATGGCTTTTTGCGACTCTAGGTTGTACTTGGaaactctctctcctctcgggctcatgatgTATAGGCTTGATAAAGGGCTATGGGAACACATCCCTGTTAAGTTTCCAAGGTCTTTGTTGGATGGCTATCTGGTTGCTGGCACTCGTAAACGGTTATTTTTGGTCGGAAGAATAGGCCTTTACAGTACCCTTCAGAGCATGCGGATTTGGGAGCTGGATCATGCGAAATTCACATGGACAGAGATCAGTAGGATGCCCCCAAAGTATTTTCGGGCACTTTTGAGGTTATCTGCTGAAAGGTTTGAATGTTTTGGCCAGGATAATCTCATCTGCTTCACATCCTGGAATCAGGGGAAGTGTCTTCTCTATGACGTGGATAAGAAGAATTGGTCTTGGATTGCCGGTTGTGCTCTCCAGTCATACAACAGCCAAGTTTGTTTTTATGAGCCGAGATTTGATGCTTCTGTATGTTGA